CTTGTGAAAATGTACTTATAACCACCACTATTTAATTCCAAACTGATCAGGTAGCGTTAAATTGCATATATATGCTCAAATAAATTGCCTGggtgtgtgtttatttttggaTTCTGATTGTCTGTGTAAGACAATGAATGCCTTAGTGCAGTTTCATTCCAGAGGATAGAGAAACCAGCTATGTTTTGCTTACATCACAGTTACCTGCTAGTCACAGAAAGGAGTAAGAGGGATGGGACACTTAAAACAATTTCAGTCAGATCACTGCACCCTGCCCGTAGGAACTAGACTTGTACAGCTGCCATTCTTCTGAGAATAGCAAAACAGAAAGGCAGACAGCAAAAAATGTgaacaagaaaatgaatgaCAGTGCCAgagaagcaaaaagaaaaaatgtgtctaagagtctagagtcaCAGAATGTGGGAGAAAAGAGAGAGTGGCAACAGATATCAGTCTTAGCCTTTATGAAAGAACAGGGACAAAGGGATCATAATGGATCAGCTACACACAGTAGTCCAGAGCCTGGTATGGACTGACACAGGAAAGTCCTTTCATTTTGCTGTAAACTGGCAGAGGAGTCAAAAGAGTATTATTGTAAGCGGCTAACTTTCTAGGtaaacagtatatactgtatagccctGGGGGTGAACTTTTTTTTGGGGTAGGCAGGTGCATTATAGCCACTCACTAGACCGTATCAGTAGCGCCAGAAGCAGTCCACTTCCTCACGATCAGGTGCTGTTGTAATGGAGGAGAATAAAGAACGGAGGCAGAAGACTCTTTTCCCCTTGGAGAGTACTCATATTGTCGGCTTTGTCATACACCGCTCAATGCCAGCTACACACACAAATCAAAGACCTTAATTCCTCAGCTTGCTTAAACGCATCTTTTCTTAGCAGCACGCCTAACTCTCTCTTATAGTTCCTGTGTCGTCACAACGACCTTTCACCCTCTCACATCTGAaacttataattatttttaaaactcaaaacTCTTAACATTTACTAAATTATTGTATGTCTTACATTATCAATCAGGGGTGGAGTGGTGGGGAACTGCTAAAGATCTCCAGGTGTGTGTTGTTACATGTCAGAAATTaagcttaaaaataaatagtagTTGCCCAAACTAATCCAAATTACATGTGCAAATGACATGGTGCCTCCTCATGGTCTCCTCTAGTCCTCAATTTAGTGAGTTAGAGCTGTGGACTGCCGATATTCtttttctatacagtatgtaccaatgAACAACTACTTCTCCTAAAGATATTCATACCGTAGATAGTAAGAGACAAGGTCAAACCAAATTTCAATCAAGCATAAGCTCTGCCTGACAGATATAGCTGTAGATAAAATGACTGGACATATTATGGATTCTTTGTACAAAACACTATACCTACAGCTCCAACCAATTTAGTGCTGTTATCAAAGTTCACAGCTTTCAGCATTTTGCTTATACACCTGATTTAACATTAATTACAAATTCAGGAAGAAAATAACGATACAATTTTACGGTGTTTAACTGCATAATGGAATACAATAATGGAATAAGACATTCCAGAAAAAAATTGCCATTCAACAATACGCTATACAATTTATAAAAGACAGGCATTAGAAGAGAGAAAGAGTGACAGCGGAAGAGAGAAAGCCATAGACAGTGTGTGgcaaagagaaacaaaatcaCAGGGAAGCAAAGAAAGAGAAAGTGAAGACAGGGGCCAAGTCTCATTGAATGAAAGGAAATGAACTGGAAAGTTGATCATTTCTATTTATAACACAACAGCCCATGACATTTCCATATAACAATTCAgctcttcatactgtatgtgcatatgTAAATATTGTCTAGTGCAGAAAGAACTGTAAATCACTTAAGTTGTGAGCTGAATGTGTATTCTCCTGGGGAACTCATAGAAGAGTGGATTTCAATCTGCATTTTACTTGCCAAAAAAGTGAGACAGAAGGGAATCTTGTCATTTATTCCCTTGGTCTAGCTGTTGTTTCAATTTGTATGGTGCTTTGTTATGTAATGGTAATCCTATTCCAATACAAGGATGGTTGGTAATGCTGTAGAATACGAAAAAGGTATAAAAAAATGTCCATTCTAGAtgttaaatgatcatttaatgCATGTAGTATTTTCTTCTAGGAACAGAATCAGTAAACAGGATTGGAATGGTATGGACACCCATCACGctgtcacattaaaataatcatccTTAACAGAGTTAAAACAACGATATTGCAGTAAGCACAAAATGAAACATACCAAAATATGTTTGTTTCTGCAAAAACGTACTGTACCTTTGTACAACTAAAAGGACCTGATATATATGGCATCACAGAAACCTGTTATTTTTACAACAGGTTTGGATGTACTATAAGgaacatgaatgaaaaaaattgtttggAGAGACTTAATTTAAAGTGACTGTTCTTTGTAAGTGAACAGGGCCCTACCACACTTAATAAATTGGAAATCCTTCAAGGATATTGAGAACTTTTAATGAATGCCCATTCAATTCTTGTTATATTTTTGTTGAATAGATGTTAACAGTTTTTGATTACATGGAAAACAGTTTTATGCATACGTGGTGTGATTGTACTGGTCTTCCATTCCTGTAGGTTTCACTGCGGCCATGCAAATAACCTCCACTGGGGCTCAGACCATTCAGAAAGCACAGGGGGAGGCTGTGGTACTGGGATGCACATACACCCCAGGCCCCACAGACACTGGAGAGCTGGACATTGAGTGGTCCAACATCAGCCCAGACATGACTCAGAAAGACACGCTggtgagacatactgtaggggAGGAACACTTTCTCTGGATGGGGACTCAGGAAGAGGGTATACATGGCAGCAAAAATCTATcatcccttttaaaaaaaactgaaaaatatataattcaagGGCAGGAATTACAAACTattgaaattgtaaaaaaaaaaacagaaagggaTTTTTCTTTAATGCACTGTAACACTAGTAATGGATTACATTCTGATGGATACTTAAAAATAAGTGTGCCGAAATATATATTCCCATTCAGTGAGTAAGAAGGaagtcattttaaatgtattattcagATTTAACATTATACGTATATTTACTATTTTCTGGCCAAGTTCAGCTCTCTCTCTGGAAGGACAGGTGCTTTGATAGGGATGGAAAGAGTTTACAGATGTATAAAGTATAATACCAGCTGCTAATGAAAGGTTGTTTTGACCCTGCCAGATCTTGTCCTATGTTGGTGGTAAGCAATACAACTACAGCAGCCCCAGTTTAATGAAGAGACTTACGTTCACAGCTGGAAACCCAAGCAATGGGGATGCCTCATTTACTATCTCCAACCTGATGGTCTCGGACACAGGAACTTACCAGTGCAAAGTGAAGAAAGCACCAGGAATTGACTCACGTAAAGTCACGCTCGTTGTGATGGGTGAGATCCTTTTCTGACGAATAGGCGGGTAGAAATCAGCAGTAGCACCAAGatttcaaatgcaaaaaagtttaatccatttcatatttttatgaaCTGTCATATTCTGGACCTGAGGTTTACTGATATGCTTGAACAAGTAGCTTGTAAGATGCGAAGAAACATCTATAATGTATTGAAAACTATTGCTTGCACTTATCCTCTCTgactttctctgtctctctaaGAATAAATAGTTCTGCTTCTTTGTACTGTATCATCTTGTCAGTTCTCTTTTCCTTGCTGTGTTCCATTCTTAAGTACAAGTGCAACAGAGATAGTATGAAAACTAAGGAAAAACTATTTTACTCCGTAGGTACTGTACAAGTATTCTGTCGGGCAGAAGGTTCTATATTAGCCATCAGATTTCCCTTTTCTTTCCGATTTACCTGTTATGCATTACTTTTCTATTCCAACGCCATGCTCTTCAAGAGTTACTTATCAATAATGAGTTGTTAATCTTACAGACAAGGCATTACTGACAAAGTGTTTTAAAGGAACGATAGCTAACATTTATTTGACCTTACAGTAAAGAGTCAGAATAGTTGAACTAACTATTCTAAGATAATTAAAAGCCTAATCTTGAGAAGCTAAGATTTTGAGAGTAATTCACATCTGTTCTCATGTCTCCATTTTAGGGCTTCCCTATCCAGGTCCTCATGAACTCAAACGTTCCACAGTTTTTGTTTCAAGCCCTGATCttgataattttatttaatctttaatgCATAATTCTCTGACAAGATCTTTTTTGAATGGTTTTCTGCTGTGAAACTGAAGTAATTTGAAAACATGTTGTTTCTGGAaccagaatttttttaaaaaaatccatcagaatattaaagaataaGTATAGTAAGTTCAATTAAGGAATTGAAAATTCAGATGGATAGACACTGGGATCCCCTGGACTCTTCCCTTTCTCTCTTTATCTaccaatattttcttttctgttgctCTGTGCTTACTGTAACGTCCTCTTTTTTGCCCCATCAGTACGACCCTCTGTACCAAACTGTTGGGTTGAGGGAAGCCAGGAGGAGGGGTCTGCCGTCTCTTTGCAATGCAAGTCCTCTCAAGGGTCCACTCCTCTTACCTATAACTGGTTCAGAGAGGGTGGAGGGACCTTGCCCCCTGCTGCTACAGCAAGTAAGTATAAGAGAGTTGATGGTACAGAAGTACAATAATGATTCCAAGTGGCCCAAAACAATTATTGGATTCCAAGGCTtgtgagagaaaagcaacaCAACTCAAAGCTAACCAACACTGTCAACTATTACAGTACAAGACAAACCCACAAATGTTTAGGattaaattactgtacataatacaaATCTTATCAAGGTTAATTGGTCTGATAGTAAAACCTGTTGAGGTGCCATCAGTCCCCAGGGCTCACAAAGCCAAGAAAGATCTCTGAGCTGACAGGCTTGGCCCTTTAGTGTAGGGGATGTTTCTGTTTTGGGGTTGTGAGGTTCAGGACTGGAAGATGCTTGAGAAATATGGACAGAGATTTAAACACAGCACACAAACAGTAAAAAGTGTTttaccagtaaaaaaaaaacaacattttattacTCGTATATACCTTGTTTAAAAAGGAAGAATATGTTTGTTAgatctgattttgttttagatCTGGGCCGCTACATCTCAGTTTTGAATTATATGTAAATCCTTAGCTAAATCTTTAAAAACtgttattatataattaattatataattgcACACTAATCTGCATATACTGTTGTAGTTTGGTATTATGATAAATATTTGATTAGTTCTGTaggtgtttattttaatatggcAGGTTTCTATAAACTGGTttataattagaaaataatgCCATGTCATTCATTTGTCTCTTTTCAGATCCTCAGACTGGTGAGCTCCTGATCCGAAATCATTCACAAAGCTTTGTTGGCAATTACCGGTGTGAGGTGAAGAATTTTGTAGGCAAAgaacagtgtgtgtacagtctcCAAGCTTACAAATGTGAGTATACGACATGTTTCTCTCAGTCTGTGACTGGCTGTGTGACTTTTAATGATCTCTTCTGGCCTTCAACCACCGTCTTCCATTTGTTTCTCAGAGATCACCTAAAATTCGCAAACTGAAGAAAAGACTTAATTTCAACCAGTTAAATCCCATTTAACCGACATCAGGAAGAAAACCCTGTGGCTCTCAAGTATCATTAGTATTATGACATTTTTACCATAATATTTCCTACATTTGTacaaaaaagggaaagaaaattaATGTACAAAATCATAACAAAGTAATTAAATGGTGAAAGGAACTGAAATTTGAATCCTGAGCTATTCACATGATGATGCATAACTTTCATATCCACATTGTTTTCAGGATCTGAAAATAAGATTTCAGCTTGATGGAAATTTATTTAGTGACATAGAGTAACACAGATCTAGGCACACATGCAGAAGGtct
This genomic window from Lepisosteus oculatus isolate fLepOcu1 chromosome 2, fLepOcu1.hap2, whole genome shotgun sequence contains:
- the LOC102691584 gene encoding coxsackievirus and adenovirus receptor homolog isoform X1 — its product is MSTEQHWKILTLCSRTIFAVLCSIYLNTGFTAAMQITSTGAQTIQKAQGEAVVLGCTYTPGPTDTGELDIEWSNISPDMTQKDTLILSYVGGKQYNYSSPSLMKRLTFTAGNPSNGDASFTISNLMVSDTGTYQCKVKKAPGIDSRKVTLVVMVRPSVPNCWVEGSQEEGSAVSLQCKSSQGSTPLTYNWFREGGGTLPPAATANPQTGELLIRNHSQSFVGNYRCEVKNFVGKEQCVYSLQAYKSVNKAGVIAGAVIGALLLLLLLLLLIWLLICCCNKRRYEKEVANEIREDAGAPVSRAVTPTSSFRSVLGYRSHAGVGYNFVRSSYTRPESNTYSSIYKDKTMMIQSPSANSRPTTAEGVPSVKFSYSKYGYPV
- the LOC102691584 gene encoding coxsackievirus and adenovirus receptor homolog isoform X2, whose protein sequence is MQITSTGAQTIQKAQGEAVVLGCTYTPGPTDTGELDIEWSNISPDMTQKDTLILSYVGGKQYNYSSPSLMKRLTFTAGNPSNGDASFTISNLMVSDTGTYQCKVKKAPGIDSRKVTLVVMVRPSVPNCWVEGSQEEGSAVSLQCKSSQGSTPLTYNWFREGGGTLPPAATANPQTGELLIRNHSQSFVGNYRCEVKNFVGKEQCVYSLQAYKSVNKAGVIAGAVIGALLLLLLLLLLIWLLICCCNKRRYEKEVANEIREDAGAPVSRAVTPTSSFRSVLGYRSHAGVGYNFVRSSYTRPESNTYSSIYKDKTMMIQSPSANSRPTTAEGVPSVKFSYSKYGYPV